The following proteins are co-located in the Nitrospinota bacterium genome:
- a CDS encoding OmpA family protein — MMHASRTLKRLLFFAVVSAFMATGCATLYMDRDAARSAIDQTRRAISKAKASGVGDAQVESAWSYLDVAVKELNFCRPIPARAAADRALAALGQAPSAPPPAELVEKLVFENDVFFDFDKDILKPRSVSVLEQILDRLQGNSELVVRLTGHTDSKGSDIYNVDLSRRRTLAVSRWLRDRGVAGSRITTKWLGESSPRATNQTREGRAENRRTEIDLVLLP, encoded by the coding sequence ATGATGCACGCCTCTCGGACCTTGAAGCGCCTTCTATTTTTTGCGGTGGTCTCGGCATTTATGGCGACCGGCTGTGCGACCCTCTATATGGATCGCGACGCTGCTCGGTCTGCTATAGACCAAACTCGCAGGGCCATCTCAAAGGCTAAAGCTTCTGGGGTCGGGGACGCTCAGGTTGAGAGCGCATGGTCTTACCTCGATGTGGCAGTCAAGGAGCTCAACTTCTGCCGGCCCATTCCCGCCCGAGCCGCCGCCGACCGGGCCCTCGCCGCTTTGGGTCAGGCCCCCTCTGCGCCCCCACCCGCTGAGCTGGTGGAGAAGCTGGTCTTCGAAAACGACGTCTTTTTCGATTTCGATAAAGACATCCTCAAGCCCAGGTCCGTGTCCGTCCTGGAACAAATTCTCGATCGGCTCCAAGGAAACTCAGAGCTTGTAGTCCGGCTGACCGGCCACACCGATTCGAAGGGGTCTGACATCTACAACGTTGACCTCAGCCGCCGCCGAACCTTGGCGGTTTCCCGTTGGCTTCGAGACAGGGGCGTCGCCGGCAGTCGCATCACCACTAAGTGGCTTGGCGAGTCGAGTCCCCGGGCCACCAATCAGA